Within Pseudomonas sp. LBUM920, the genomic segment CATCGACTACGTGCGCGAAGACTGGGGCATCGGTTTCAAACCCACCCAGTCGGCCGAATTCCTCGCCCTGAACCCCAACGCCCAGGTGCCGGTGCTGATCGACGACCACGGCGTGCTGTGGGAATCCAACACCATCTGCCGCTACCTGATAGGCCTTTACCAGCGCCACGACCTGTTGCCCGCCGAACCGGCGCCACGCGCTCGGGTCGAGCAGTGGATGGACTGGCAAGCCACCGAACTCAACCGCGCCTGGGGCGATGCGTTCACCGCTCTGGTGCGCAACAACCCGGACGGTCTCGACCCGGCGCAGATAGTCGCCGCCGTGCGGGTATGGAACGACAAGATGGGCCTGCTGGAGCAACAGCTGGCCAAGACCGGCGCCTACGTGGCTGGCGACGAATTCACCCTCGCCGATATCCTCATCGGCCTCTCGGTGCATCGCTGGCAGAACACCCCGATGGAGCGCCCGCCCTACCCCGCAGTGGCGGCCTACTACCAGCGCCTCAGCCAACGCCCGGGCTTTCAGACCTTCGCCCTTGGCGGTCATAACTGAAACAAGGACACCACCGTGAAAGGACTCAACGTATTGCTCACCGGCGCCTGCGGCAGAATCGGCAAGGTGTTTTTCGAAGCCTCGAAAGACCGCTACCGCTTCACCCTTACTGACCGCATCGCACCGGACTTCGACCTGGGCGAGCACCGTTACATAAAAGCCGACCTCAGCGACAAAGCCAGCCTGGCCGGCCTGCTCAACGGCATCGACGTGATCGTGCACCTGTCAGGCATCCCCGACGCCAGCGCCGCGTTCGAGGACCTGCTGCCCAACAACATCCTCGCCACCACCTACCTGTTCGAAGCCGCCGTGGCCGCGGGCGTAACACGCCTGGTGTACGCCAGCAGCGCGCAAGCCATCGAGGGCTACCCGGTTGACCGGCAGATCACGCCCGGCATGCAGGTCATGCCCGGCAACCTCTACGGCGTGAGCAAATGCTACGGCGAGGCGCTGTGCAGCTACTACGCGGCAAAAACCGCGCTGTCGACCATTGCCCTGCGCATCGGCGCCTTCGAATCGCGCCAAGCCCCCGACCTGAACAACGCCCGCGACCTCAGCGCCTGGCTCAGCCCGCGTGACGCCGTGCAATTGCTGCAACGTTCGGTTGACGTCGAAGGGGTCAAACACCTGATCGCCCACGGCATTTCCAATAACCGCTTCAAGCGCCTGGACTTGAGCGAAACCACACGGGTGCTGGGCTATCAGCCGGTGGATGATGCATTCCAGACCTTCGAGATGCCCATCACCTACTGACCCCCTGCGCCATAAAACCTTCAAACCGGAAGGCTTGGCGCAATAAATCGGCAATTGCGTGCCGTGGCGCACGCAATTTCACAAGCGCCGGTTTACGTTAGCCCGCTAAGATTCCAGGTCACTGCCCCTGGAATCCGCCCATGTCGACACTCACCGCCTCAGCCACGGACGGCATTGACCCGATCCGTGCCGCCCACATCAGCGCGCGCATTGACCGCTTGCCCGCCGTCGCCACGCTCTGGCGCCTGGTGGCGTTGCTGTCGATCGGCGGTTTTTTCGAGCTGTATGACTTGTTCCAGACCGCCTATATCAGCCCCGGCCTGATCAGCGACGGGATTTTCCACACTGGCAGCGAGGGCGTGTTCGGGTTCTCCGACCAGGCCGCTTTCGCCTCGGCAACCTTCCTCGGCCTGTTCCTCGGCGCCAGCCTGCTCAGTCCCATTGCCGACCGCTTCGGGCGTCGGGCGATCTTCACCTTCGCGTTGATCTGGTACACCGTCGCGACGGTGTTGATGGGCATCCAGACCTCCGCCCTGGGCATCATCTGCATGCGCTTTCTGGTGGGCATTGGCCTGGGCATCGAACTGGTGACCATTGACGCCTACCTTTCGGAACTGGTGCCCAAGCGCATGCGCAGTTCGGCCTTTGCCTTTGCGTTTTTCATCCAGTTTTTGTCAGTGCCGGCGGTGGCGTTGATGTCATGGTGGCTGGTGCCCCAGGCGCCGTTCGGGGTGTCGGGCTGGCGCTGGGTGGTACTCAGCAGCGCAGTGTTTGCGCTGTTTATCTGGCAACTGCGCAAGCGTCTGCCGGAGTCACCGCGCTGGCTGGCGCAGAAAGGCCGTTTCGACCAGGCCGGTCAGATCATGGACAGCCTGGAAGCACGCTGCCAGAAAGACCACGGCAAAGCGCTGGATGAACCCGAACCCGAAGCGGTCAGCGTGCAGGGCAACGGCCGTTTTGCCGATATCTGGCAACCGCCTTACCGCCGCCGCGCGTTGATGCTGATTGTGTTTCATGTGTTCCAGGCCATCGGCTTTTTCGGCTTCGGCAATTGGCTGCCGGCGTTGCTCTCGGGCCAGGGCGTGAGCGTGACCCACAGCTTGCTGTACGCCTTTATCATCACCCTCGCCTACCCGCTGGGCCCGTTGCTGTTTGTGAAGGTGGCCAACCGCTTCGAAAACAAATGGCAGATCGTCGGCTCGGCCATGGGCGCGATGATCTTCGGCAGCCTGTTCGCCCTGCAAACCACGGCCGTGGGGCTGGTGATCTGCGGGGTGATGATCACCTTTTGCAACGCCTGGCTGAGCTTCAGTTATCACTCGTACCAAAGCGAACTGTTCCCCACCAATATCCGCGCGCGGGCGGTGGGCTTCTGCTATTCGTTCAGCCGTTTGTCCACGGTGTTCAGCAGCCTGTTGATCGGTTTTATCCTCGAACACCTGGGCACGCCGGGCGTGCTGGCGTTCATCGCCAGCAGCATGTTGATCGTGATGATCACCATCAGCTGGTTCGGGCCGCGCACGCGTAACCTGGCACTGGAAAATATTGCGCACTGACGGCAAGCCTTGGCCGCCGGCGGGCCAAAGGTTGCCGCGGCAGCGGTGTCATCCCCAATAAAACCGGGCACATCGCCCTCGGCATGCTATTTGCTCCACCTCAAACACCGAACACATCCTCAGGTGACCGATCATGCTGGTTAACAACAACGCCCAAGCGGTGTCGACCGTCCAACAGCTCAAGCGACCCGACATGGACCCGGCCAATGCCGCCGCCAGCACGCTGTACAGCGGTGCCCTGCAAGCGGCGCAGCAAAGCGTGACCGTGCCGGCCGCGCAGAAGGACCTGGACAAGGCCAACGACCGTATCGACGAAGCCTTTGCCAAGACCCGTGTGCAGTTGCAAGCCACCACGGCGGCAACGACCGCCACGACGGCCTCCACCACGACGGCAACAAGCACCGATGTGCCTGCCGCCGGCTCGACCACCAGCAGCGCGCGGGCCGACTTCACCGACTACATGAACAAATCCCCGGCCGAACGCATTCGCGAGCAGCTGCTCAAGGAGCAGGGTTTGACCGAAGCGCAGGTGCAGGCCATGCCGCAGGAAAAACAGGACGCGATTGCCAAGCAAGTGGCTGATCGTGTGAAGCAGCAGCAAGAACAGCAAGTAGCAGCGAAAGCCACGGACCCGGCGCAGTCGGTGAAAGAGACCCTGGCTGCGATTTAACCGACACGGCCAATCAAAATGTGGGAGTTGGCGTGCCTGCGATGCAGACACCCCGGTGTATCAGGTACACCCAGTTGATGCTATCGCGGGCAAGCCTGCTCCCACAGGGACTGTGCCTACTGCAGCTGCAGGGTCGAGTTGAACTGGCTGATCGCATCCACCACATGCCGTGACCCTTCCTGAATCTCCAGGATCACCTGCCCCGCTTCATTCGCCAGCTCCACCCCAAGCCCGGTGCGGCTCAGGCTCGACTGCATGCTCGAAACCGCGCTCAGCGACAGGTCGTGGTTCTTGCGCACCACATCCACAATCTCCACCGTCGCCTGGCTGGTACGCGCCGCAAGGCTGCGCACTTCGTCGGCCACCACCGCAAACCCGCGCCCATGCTCGCCGGCCCGCGCAGCTTCAATGGCCGCGTTGAGCGCGAGCATATTGGTCTGCTCGGCGATGCTGCGAATGGTCTGCACGATGGAACCGATGATGTCCGACTGCTTGCTCACCGCATCGATGCTCTGGGCCGCCTGGTTCAAGTCGTGGGAAATCTCTTCGATGATCTGCACGGTTTGCTGCACCACCTCCGAGCCCTTGCGTGCGCACGCGTCGTTTTGTACTGAGGTGGCGTGGGCCGAATCGGCGGCGGTACGCAGGGTGGTGACCTGATCGGTGATGTCACTGGCGAACTTCACCACTTTGTACAGGCGCCCATTGGCATCGAAGATCGGGTTGTAGGACGCCTCCAGAAACAGGGTTTTGCCGTATTTGTTTTTGCGTTCGAAGCGGTGGGAATGGTATTCGCCGCGGTTGAGCGAGGCCCAAAAGGCCTTGTACGCCGGGGATTCCACTTCACCGCGGTGGCAAAACATGCTGTGGTGCTGGCCAATGATTTCTTCGCGGGCATACTGCACGGTGCGCAAAAAGTTGTCGTTGGCATTGATGATCTGGCCTTGTGGCGTGAACTCGATCACGGCCATGGACCGGCTGATCGCATCGATCAGGCTTTGGTTCTCGTGTTCATGGTGGACCCGCGCAGAAATGTCCGACGCCACTTTGATCACGCTCTGCACCTGATTGCTGCTGTCCAGCACCGGCATGTAGCTGGCTTCGAGCCACACTTCCTCACCGCGCTTGTTCAGGCGCATGAACGTGCCACTGAGCGCTTCACCCCGCGCCAGGTCGCGCCACAGCTTGGCGTAGGTCTCGGTGTGGGTGTACGCCTCTTCGCAAAAGATGCGGTGATGTTTGCCGCGAATCTCCTCCACGCTGTAGCCCATGGTTTTACAGAAGTTGGGATTGGCGTCGAGGATCACGCCGTTGCGGTCGAACTCGATCATCGCCATGGAGCGGCTGATGGCAGCAAGCTTGGCGTTGGCTTCGGTGAGAGCACAGGAAAAACGTTCGATTTCTTGCAGGTCGGATTTGTGATGGCGGTTGAACATGGTCAGATCACCCTAGATTCCCGGCGCCTGAAACGGCGCATTCCATTCTTCAGTTGGCTATTGCTGGCACACCTTCATGGGGAAAAAACCATCCGAATCGCTTTACATGCCAAGCGTCATCAACGGTTCTGGGTGAGCATAGACAGGGCATGGCGCTATGCAAGGCCACTAGTCAGCCAGCATTTTTAACAATGCACCGGCCGCCGCCGAGGGTGGAAGGGTCTGCGAACCGACCAAGGCAAACTCACGGTACAACGGCACCGTCAGCGGCATCACGCGCAGGCCATTGCGCTGGGCGGGCAAGGCCATTTCCGGCACCAGCGTGACACCGACGCCCTCGCGCACCAGGCTGTAGGCGCTGCTCCATTCACGCACTTCCACGCGGATATCGTGCAGGCGCAGGCCGGCGTCGGCCGCCAGGCTGCGGGCATTCGCGGTACAGCCGCCGGTGGCCAGTACGAAGGGTTGTTCGAGTAAGGCTTCGAGCGCCACGCTGGCATCCTGCGGGCACTGCGCCAGTGGATGGTGGGCCGGCAGCACTGCCATCCACAGGTCGCGACCCAATACCGTGGCGTTGCGCTCGGGTTTGGGGTTGAGCACCACGCCCAAATCGATCAGGCCCGCGTCGAGCAAGGTGTGCACTTCGCTGTCAGTCACTTCCAGGGTGGTGACCTCGATACCCGGGTTCAACTGACGGAAACGCTGCAGCAACGGCGTGAGAAAAGTCGCCAACACTTTCGGAAAACTGGCGATGCGAATGTTCCCACGCAGCAGCGGGCGCGCTTCATCCACCGTGGTACGAATGGCCTGCAGCGCGTCCATCATCACCCGCGCCTGCGCGATCACGTCGAGCCCAAGCGCTGTGGGCAACGTCTTGCGCGGTTCACGGGTAAACAGTTGCGCGCCCAGCGTCGCCTCCATGGACGCCATGGCCTGGCTGGCGGCGGACTGCGTCATGCCCACCTGCTCGGCAGCCGCCGTGATGCTGCCGTGGTCGGCGACGGCCACCAGCAGGCGCCAGTGCATCAGGTTCATCATGGCAGTAGCTGTCCTTATGGATGGGGTCTGCAGGTTTAATTTTACGCACGGTGCCACGCCCGCGAGACTGGCGCAAACCCAACGGAGTCGCCTTTGATGAAACTGTATTTTTTCCCCAACGCCTGTTCGCTCGCCCCGCATATCGTGCTGCGTGAATTGGCGCTGCCGTTCGAGCTGGTGCAGGTGAACAACCAGGCTAAAACCTTCGGCAACGGCGAAGATTTCCTGCAGATCAACCCCAAGGGCTACGTGGCGGCGCTGCAACTGGACAACGGCGCTGTGCTGACCGAAGCCAGCGCCATCCTGCAATACCTGGCCGACCTCAAACCCGCCGCCGTGCTCGCCCCGGCCAATGGCAGTTGGCAGCGCGTGCGGTTGCAGGAATGGCTGAACTTTATCGCCAGCGAGATTCATGGCGGCTTGGCGATTTTCTTCAACCCGGCCATTCAAGGCGAAGTGCGGGCGATGTTTTTGGCCACGCTGTTCAAGCGCTTTGCGATTCTGGTGCAGACACTGGAGCGTCAGGATTACCTGCTGGGCGAGCAGTATTCGGTGGCGGACGCGTATTTGTTTGTGGTGCTGCGCTGGGCGGGTGTCCACGCTATTGATTTGCAACAGTGGCCGGCATTGGCGGCGTTTCAACTACGCGTAGGATCACGGTCCGCTGCTATCGCCGCATTGGCCGCCGAGGCCGCATGACCTGAAATGCAAATAAAAATGTGGGAGCGCGCTTGCTCGCGAATGCGGTGGGTCAGTCAGCACATGCATCAACTGATACACCGCAGTCGCGAGCAAGCCCGCTCCCACCGTTGATCTGCTTTGTTTCAAAGAAAGGGTGTCAAGCTGCCATCGGTGATGAACGCACTCAGCGCCAGTACATCCACCGAACCCGACCGGTCCTGATCCAGATGCGCCACTTGGCTGCGCACCGCATCATGGACCCGCCGCGTGCCCTGCCCCAATCGCGATACACCCCGCAGGTCTACCGCCTGCGCCGCGACGATCAGTTCAATGCTGGCCAACCACACCACCCGCTCGGTCAACCGGCGGGTCTTGTCGACCACCGCCAGCGCCTGCCCGGCGTAGTCTTCCACCCGATCGGCCACCGGCACGCTGACGGCGGGCAGCGGGTTGGCCAGGTGCCCGATCTCTGCGACCAGCGCCGCGCTGGTGCGCTGCAAGGCCGCCATGCCGACATGCCCCGGCTGCGTGATCAGAAAGCGCGGCAAATCACTGGACGCGGGCGACAGCAACTTGGCAATGCGCTCGGCGCTGCACGCGGCGACTCGACTCAGCGCCAGGCCCAAACCTTCAGCGGCGAGGGCCAGGTGCGTGCTGTCGAAATTGGCCGTGGCCAACACCAAAGATTCCTCGCTGATCAGCGCCGGATTATCCGCGCCGCTGCGCAGTTCCAACTCGATCAGTTCATGCAGTTGCTGTAACGCCTGTTGCGCAGCGCCTTGCACAACCGTGGCACAACGAAAGCTCAACGGATCTTGCAAGTGGCGCGGGCTGTACGCCAAATCGCCGCCTTCAAGCAGGTGCAACAACGCCGCCGACTGCTCGGTTTGCCCAGGCGCCGGGCGCAAGCGTGAGGCCCACGGCTGGAACGGGCTGAGGTTGGCCCGGTAGCCTTCACACGACAACGCCAGCGCCGCCAACACGGCCTGTAACACCTGCTGCGCCTCGGCCACCAGTAACGCCCCCAGCCCAACACTTGCCGCATTCGCCGACACCAGCGCCAGGCCATCCTTGCCGGTCAACGGCACCGTAAGCGCCAAGCTCAAGTGAGCCAACGGCGCCAGGTCACTCTCGCCCAGCGAGCCGAGCAACGGCACCTCGGGCTCGGCACCGGAATTAAGCAACGCCAACAGTGCCTCGGCCGCCGCCGGTGAAATACCCGAACGGCCCTGGGCCAACCCGGCCAAACGGGCGGCGGTGATTGCGCGTAATTCCTGGCGATTGGCCAGACGCCCCACGCCCACCGCTCGGCCCAGAGGAATAGTGGCCTGCAACGGTGCCACCGGCGTGTCCACCGCGGCACCGAGCCCGGTGGTCACGCCATAAATCGGCGTGCCTTCGGCCACCCGTTTCAGCAGCAGGCGGTGGCCTTCGTCGATCCGTTGGCGCGCTTGCGCGCTGAACTGCGCCGGTGTGTCGTGCCGGGCAATGGCGAGCAGATCTGCCAACGCCAAACCTTGGGGATCGAAGCTGATCATGCCCAGCGCAGCCGCTGGCCGATGCCCAATCGCTGGGCTTTTTCCAGCAGTGCATGGCCCAGGGCGATGTCGCTGAGGCTCAGGCCACGGTGCCAGAACAGAATGGTTTCTTCCGGGTTTTCGCGGCCGGTTTTCAAGCCGGCGACAATCTGCCCAAGCTCGGCGTGCAGGGTGTCGGCACTGAGCTTGCCGGCATCGACATGCGCGCGCAGTGCGCCAAACATCCCGCCTTTGCACTGGCCCCAATCGTCCACCACCAATTTGCTCATGATGTCGGTCAGCGACAATTGCACCGCACTCATGGTGCCGTAGGGCACAACGAAGGCGCCGGGTTTGATCCAGTCGGTGTGCAACAACGGCTCGGGCTGATCCAGGCGCGAGGCCTCGACCACGATGTCAGCGCCACGCACGGCCGACTCCCAGTCGTCGGTGACAATCACCGGCTTGCCCAAGTCCTGGCGCAGGCGGTGGGCGAAGGCTTCGCGGCTTTCGCTGCGGCGCGAATGCACACGGATTTCCTCGAAGTCGAACAGATGGTCCAGCAGGCGCACATTCCAATACGCGGTGCCGCGCGCGCCGATATGCGCCAGCACTTTGCTGTCGGGCCGGGCGAGGTATTTGGCGCCGATGGCGGTGACGGCGCCGGTGCGCATGTCGGTGATTGCCGAGGCGTCGAGGATGGCCTTGGGAATGCCGGTGGCCGGGTCCAGCAGGTTGAGGATCGCCAACTCCGACGGCAGGCCCTTGCGGTAGTTATCGACAAAGTCGCCCACCACTTTGACCCCGGCATAACCGATGTCGCCGCCGAGCACGCCGCGCAACACGTTGAAGTGGCCATTGATGCCGCCGCCAGGAATCAGGTGAGTGCGCGGCTCGATCACCGCCTCGCCACGGCCCTGAATCGCCAGGCTGGCTTGGATGGCGGTGAGGATTTCCTCGTTGGAAAGGTTGAGCGCGTCGATGTCCAGGCCGTTGAGAAAGTCGATGTAGATCGGTTGCATGGTCTGCTCACTGATGGGAGGTTTTAGAACTCGTTGTGCCTTGCGGGCTTGGTGTGCCGAGTGGGCTTCCTGTGGCAAGTGGGCTTGTTGTAGCAAGTGGGCTTCCTGTGGCGAGCGGGCTTCTCGTGGCGAGCGGGCTTGCCCCGCGTTGGGCTGCGAAGCGGCCCCATTTCAAACCTGCGCGCGTCCCCTGACACACTGCGGTGAGTGGTTTTGGGGCTGCTGCGCAGCCCAACGCGGGGCAAGCCCGCTCGCCACAACAAGCCTGCTCGCCATACCAAGCCCGCCCCCACACCAAGCCCGCTCACCACAGGAGCCTCGCTGGCCGCAGGATTCAAGGCGCCTTGAACACGATCTGCTGCACATCGACCTTCTTCGGGATCAGGCCGTTGGCAAAAAACAGGTCGGCAGTGCGTTGCTGGTTGGCGATGTCGACGGCTTCCAGCTGACGAATCGGCGCGGGCGAGCGGTGTTCGAAGTAGCTTTTAACCACCGCCGGTGGCAGGCCCAGGGTCTTGGCCATCAGCGCAATGCTTTGCTCACGTTGGTCCAGGGACAGGCGCTGGGCCTTGGCCAGGGTGTTGATAATCGTGCCGACCGCTTGCGGGTGCTGTTTGGCAAACGGGCTGCTGACCACAAAGAAACTGCCCGCCGGGTTGAGGCCTTGGCCATCGCCGAGCACGCGCGCGGAGCCGTCGACCACGGCCGCGGAGTAGTACGGGTCCCACACTACCCAGGCGTCGACCTTGCCTTGTTCAAACGCGGCACGGCCATCGGACGGCGACAGGTACACCACGTCTACATCCTTCCACTGCAAACCGGCGCGCAGCAGGCTCTTGAGGAACAGGTTGTGTGCGCTGGAACCCTTGAGCAGCGCCACGCGCTTGCCCTTGAGTTCGTCCACGTGCTGGATCGGGCTGGCTTTGGGCACCAACACCGCTTCGGTCTTGCCCTCATTCGGCTCGACGGCGAAGTACTGCAAATCAATCCCGGCGGCCTGGGCGAAGATCGGCGGGATGTCGCCGATGTTGCCGATGTCCAGGCTGCCGCCGTTCAGCGCCTCGATCAGCGGCGGGCCGCCAAGGAATTCGATCCATTGCACCTGGGTGCCGGGCAGCGCGTCTTCAAACAACTTGTGCTCGCGGGCCAGCACCATGCTCACCGAGCTTTTCTGGTAGCCGATGCGCAATGTGGAAGGTTCGGCGGCGAGCACATGGCTGGCCACCAGCGAAAGTACAACAACTGCGAGGGCTTTGAGCATCAGAGGGCTCCCTTGACCTTGGCCGCGACATCCGCCGGCACCCATTGCTGCCAGACGTTCGGCTGCGCTTTGAGGAACGCCAGCGCGACCTGGCGTGGCTGTTCACGTTTCTCGCTCATCTGCGCAAGGATGCCGTTGAGCAGGTCGATCGGCAGGTCGACTTTTTCAAAGAACGTGACCAGTTGCGGGTACTGCGCCTTGAACGGCGCCGACACGCCAATCGCCAGATGCGCCGGCATGGAACGGGTGCCGATGGGGTGCGGGTTGTTGGCGTCGGCCAGGGTTTTCCAGGCCTCGGCGTTGAACGGCGGTTCTTCCAGTTTGATCAGCTTGAAGCGGCCGAGCAGCGGGGTTGGCGACCAGTAGTAGAACAACACCGGTTTGCCGCGGCGGATCGACGACGCCACTTCGGCATCCAGCGCCGCGCCGGAGCCGGTACGGAAGTTGACGAAGGTGTCGGTCAGGCCGTACGCCTTGAGCTTCTGGCTGTTGACGATTTCCGAGGTCCAGCCGGTGGGGCTGTTGAGAAAGCGGCCTTTGCTGGGGTCTTCGGGGTCGCGGAACACGTCCTTGTAGCGCGACAGGTCGGCCACCGACTTAAGGTCCGGGGCCAGGGGTTTGATGCCGCGCTCGGCGTCACCCTTGATCACGTATTCCGGCACCCACCAGCCTTCGGTGGCGCCTTTGACCGTGTCGCCCAGGCCGAACACTTTGCCTTCGCCTTCAGCCTTGACCCACGCCGGACTGCGCCCGGCCCATTCTTCGCCGATCACTTGGATGTCGTCCTTGGCCAGCGCGGCCTCCAGGCTCACGGTGCTGCCGGGCAAGGTGTCGGTCGGCAGGCCATAGCCTTTCTCGACGATCAGGCGCAGCACTTCGGTGATCAGGCTGCCGCTTTCCCAGGTGATGTCACCGAAGTGAATCGGTTTGACGGCCTCGGCAGCGTGGGCCGGCTGGGCCAGGACGGTCAGTGCCAATAGCGAGCCACCGAGCAGGTTTTTTAGTGTTCTCATGAGTAGCCTCTTGGAGATTCGATTCACAACGCATTCACAGTGGGCATGGTCAATGTAGGAGCTGGCTTGCCTGCGAAGGCGGTGGTGGCTTCAACATCGCTATCGCGGGCAAGCCAGCTCCCACACTTGATCGGTGTGCTATTGCAGTGGGTTAAAAGTCATAACTGAGCCGCGTGTAGTAAAACGCCCCTTCCGGCGCGGTCGGTGACAGGTAGCTGTATTGCTGGCCCGGCGTCTGGCGCAGGCGGCTGTTGAAGTCGTCGGGTTTGCTGTCGAACAGGTTGTTCACGCCCACCGACACGCGCAGTTGCTTGGTGAACGCGTAGTTGACGTCGAGGTCGGTGCTCCATTGCGCACTGAAAACCTGGTCGTACTGCGCGTTGGTCTCGCTGGCCGCGTATTTGCGGTATTTGCCGTAGCGGGTTTGGTTGAGGGCGATGGTCCATTGGTTGAGCGTGTGCACCGCGCCGAACACCAGTTTGTCTTCGGGGTAGCCGTGTTCGATAAAGCCACGCGCTTCGCGGGTCAGCACTTCAAAGCCGTTGGGGTTTTCGTGGACTTTCTCGATGGTGGTGCGCGCCTTGGTGTAGCCGGCGGACAGGGCCAGGTTGCCGAACTGCGCGAGGTCCAGGTTGTACTTGCCGACGATGTCGACGCCGCGCGTGCGGGTGTCGGCAGCGTTGGTCATGAACTGCGCCCAAGAGTACTGGCCGTAGCCGGCATTGGTGAGGATCTGCTCGGCCAGTGGCCCGGAGATGCCGCCGCTGAACAGCAAGCGGTCGCGAATCGAGATTTGATAGGCGTCGATGGTCAGCGAGGCATTTTCTGCCGGTCGCAGCACCAGGCCCAACGAGTAGTTGGTCGATTTCTCAGGTTTGAGCGGTTGTGCGCCAAGGGCACGGGCCGCCGGGTTGTCGGCCGGCAGCA encodes:
- a CDS encoding ABC transporter substrate-binding protein codes for the protein MRTLKNLLGGSLLALTVLAQPAHAAEAVKPIHFGDITWESGSLITEVLRLIVEKGYGLPTDTLPGSTVSLEAALAKDDIQVIGEEWAGRSPAWVKAEGEGKVFGLGDTVKGATEGWWVPEYVIKGDAERGIKPLAPDLKSVADLSRYKDVFRDPEDPSKGRFLNSPTGWTSEIVNSQKLKAYGLTDTFVNFRTGSGAALDAEVASSIRRGKPVLFYYWSPTPLLGRFKLIKLEEPPFNAEAWKTLADANNPHPIGTRSMPAHLAIGVSAPFKAQYPQLVTFFEKVDLPIDLLNGILAQMSEKREQPRQVALAFLKAQPNVWQQWVPADVAAKVKGAL